The nucleotide window AATACTAGACCTAGGTCTACGCCGAATAGATTAGATGCGTACCCGGTAGGAGGGATAGTCCACATTTGAGCCACTATGACGACAACTAGGATGAAAATTACGCTCATTAACACCTCAGCTAACTTCTTTTTGGTCTCGTTAGAGGTCGGTGTTTCAGTCGTTTTCACTTCTGGGACTGCGTTATTCGGAACTTTGCTTGGAACCCCCAACACCACTTTACTCATAGCTTTTGCCCCTAAAAAGAATAGAGATCCGAAAAATATTGCTATACCTAGGGTAAAGAAACTGGTGTACTGGATCGCCTCAACTACTGACCCAGCAAACAACATGGCTATCACAACGAATATTATTGAAGTTAGTGGAGAAGCACCCCTAACGTTCCTCACGTCAGGACTAGGCTTTATGAAGGTGAGACCCAAGGCTACGATTATCGCTGGTATCAAGTAGGCTACGACCTGCTCCTTGACGCTCACCTCAACGCCTGGGGCTAGGTCCCCCCATAAGCTGGTCTGTATCAGGTAGGTCATCATTAATATTCCTATTCCAGTGAAGACCTTTCTCCTCAGTGGGTGGAGCTCTTCACTCCTATCAAGGAACGGCAATATGATGAGGTAGACTAGCGGAATAATCACACCGATCAAGAGGAACACCACCACGTCGCTAGTGAAGTCGGCTATTTTGTAAAGGAATAGGAAGAACCACGGAGGATATGTAGTAATGTGGGCTGCTGCAGGGCTGTTGGGTGGGGGTGCAGGTTTCGGATTCATAAATGGGTTGAAATACTGGGGTAACCCATTGAGGTAAGCCAGTGCGTTTGGGATGGCCAGAATGAACCCCCACGTCATGAATATGAGGGAGCTCATGTAGACGAAATTTCTGGGCCACCAGGGATTAAATTTAGACCACTCTTCCTTGGTGTAGACAGCGGGGGCCTTGGGTTTGACCTTTCTAGAGGGCATCATGCCGTAGGACTCTGCCAGGAAGAAGTGAAATACGAAAAGCAAACCTATTAGGGCAACTAGTATTATGTGTAACGCCAGGACCCTGGTGTAGTCCCCAGTGTCATAGTTCCCGAATATGATCGGTATTAGAAAGGAGAGCTGTGGAATGGAAGTTATGATCCCAGCACCCACATCCACTGCGCTAACTGCTAGGGCGTCACCTATAAGGCTATAGCCCAGGAACGAGGCACCCAACGTCAGGACTAGCATGAGCACTCCCAAAATCCACAAAAGTTCCCTCGGTTTCTTGTAGGCTCCTGCGAAATAATTCCTAAACATGTGGACATAGGCCAATATGATCATTGCGTACGAACCGTAAAGGTGGCTATATAGTACCACGGAACCATAGGGTACTTGGTTAATGATTGTCTCCGTAGATTGATAACCAGCTGCCGCATTGTAATACAAGAGTAGAATAAGTCCTGAGATTACCGTATATATGAAGGAAGCTGCCACCAATGCACCGAGCCACTCGTTTACATGGTACATATAGTCGGGTGTTTTAAAGAACGGTAGATCATTTAGGCCCAACCTCTCCGAAAACCAGTCCGAAACCCTCTTATAGAGACTCATATTTTTTCACTCTCCTCTTGGGAATTAAACATGATACATTGGACTCATGAACCTGAGAACGGGTTGGTGTTTGCCTGGACCTGAGTCTTATCTCCTACAACACTACCGTACTGGGAAGTGTCTAAATCAGCCGATGGGTTCTGCGAAGGGACTCCGTCTGAACCCTCAGGGTACGTCGCCACGCCTAATGCACCTATTGCGTATAGATAATCCGTCGAACTGTCATACTCCAAGAGCACAGTTGGTAGAGGTCTTACGGTGGGTCCAGTTAGCACAGCTCCTCCCTTGTATGGGTCGTAGGTTGAACCGTGGCAGTCACAGTGAATTAGAGCAG belongs to Metallosphaera tengchongensis and includes:
- the soxC gene encoding proton pump complex cytochrome B SoxC, with the translated sequence MSLYKRVSDWFSERLGLNDLPFFKTPDYMYHVNEWLGALVAASFIYTVISGLILLLYYNAAAGYQSTETIINQVPYGSVVLYSHLYGSYAMIILAYVHMFRNYFAGAYKKPRELLWILGVLMLVLTLGASFLGYSLIGDALAVSAVDVGAGIITSIPQLSFLIPIIFGNYDTGDYTRVLALHIILVALIGLLFVFHFFLAESYGMMPSRKVKPKAPAVYTKEEWSKFNPWWPRNFVYMSSLIFMTWGFILAIPNALAYLNGLPQYFNPFMNPKPAPPPNSPAAAHITTYPPWFFLFLYKIADFTSDVVVFLLIGVIIPLVYLIILPFLDRSEELHPLRRKVFTGIGILMMTYLIQTSLWGDLAPGVEVSVKEQVVAYLIPAIIVALGLTFIKPSPDVRNVRGASPLTSIIFVVIAMLFAGSVVEAIQYTSFFTLGIAIFFGSLFFLGAKAMSKVVLGVPSKVPNNAVPEVKTTETPTSNETKKKLAEVLMSVIFILVVVIVAQMWTIPPTGYASNLFGVDLGLVFLMLGEAISLYHYVVYKKPQEKEE